Genomic DNA from Candidatus Schekmanbacteria bacterium:
ATACTGGAGAGGAGCTTATCATGGAGAAAGTTGTAATAGTAAGTGCAGTAAGAACTCCATTTGGAAACTTTGGGGGTATACTTAAAGATTTTACACCCGCTCAGCTTGGCGGAATTGCAATAAAAGAAGCTATGAACCGTATAAAGCTTGACCCTGCAAAGGTTGAAGAGGTTGCGTTAGGAGTAAACCTTCCGGGCTCAGACAGGTCTATTGCAAGGCAGGCAGAGCTAAATGCAGGAATCCCTGACTCCGTTCCGGCTTACACATTAGACAGGGCATGCTGTTCAAGTCTCACAGCAATAGGGCTTGAATCTCAAAACATAATGCTCGGCCAGATTGCTGTTGCTGTTGCAGGTGGCGCGGAAAACATGAGCCAGGTCCCATATTTCATCCATGAAGCGAGATGGGGGCAAAAGATCGGGGACATAACACTTAAGGACCAGCTTGTAATCAAGTGTCCATATTCAGGCGTTCCACGTGCCCTGCAGGCAGGAATAGAATCAGTTGAATTTGGCATTTCAAGAGAAGACCAGGACCGATGGGCACTGCGCAGCCAGCAGGCATGGGCAAAAGCATTCGAAAGCGGGAAATTCGGCGATGAGATAGTGCCCGTACCCATTCCGCAGAGGAAGGGAGATCCTGTAATGTTCAGCAAGGACGAACCTCCGCGCCCCGAAACAACAATAGAACAGCTCGCAAAACTGAAAACTGTTTATGACAGCCCCACAGTAACACCCGGAAATGCGCCGGGACTCAACACAGGAGCAAGTGCAGTAGTCCTTATGAGCGAGACTAAAGCTAAAGAATTAGGACTTAAACCGATTGCAACTATTGTTTCTCATGTAAGAAATGCGGGCCATCCTCAGAGGATTGGTTCTATCCCCGGTTACACCGCACAAATAGCTTTAAAGAAAGCTGGGCTCACCATTGATGATATAAGCCTGATAGAAATTAACGAGGCATTTGCCGCAATGCCTCTCATATCAACGAAGATTCTCGGAAACAACGATGATGCTAAAATCGCTGCCATAAGGGAAAAAACAAATGTAAACGGGGGAGCCATCGCCATAGGTCATCCCACAGGCGCAACAGGCGCAAGACTTGTTATGACCCTTGCCTATGAGCTTAAGAGACGTGGAGGTGGCTATGCGCTTGCAACAATTTGCGGAGGCATAGGCGAAGGGGAAGCATGCATAATCAAGGTTTGAGATACTGTTAGAAATAAAATCGGAGAGGCAACTTTAATGGACAAGAACGAACTAAAGAAAATTGAGCAGCAGAAGCTGGAATGGGAAAAAAATGAACTTGCTGATTATTTAAAAACAGCACCTGAACGGGCTAAACAATTTGAGACAAACTCAGAAATCCCTGTTGAAAGGGTCTATACGCCAATTGAACTTGATAAAGAGGGATTTGATTTTGAAAAAGACCTGGGATTTCCCGGACAGTTTCCTTATACCCGGGGCATAACTCCATCCATGTTCAGAAGCCAGCTATGGACAATGGGTCAATACTCCGGGTTCGGCAGTGCCGAAGATACAAACAAAAGATATAAGTATCTTCTTGCGCAGGGACAGAAGGGAAACAGCGTAGCTTTCGATCTTCCTACGCAGTTGGGTTACGACTCCGACCATCCGGTTGCAAGCGGCGAAGTCGGAAAAGTTGGCGCGGCTGTTGATACCCTTCGCGATTTTGAGATACTCTTTGACGGTATTTCCATAGGTGAAATACGCCAGTCTATGACTATCAATGCAACGGCTACAATAATACTTTCCATGTATATTGCAATCGCTGAAAAACAGGGAATACCCAAAAGCGATATCGAAGTATTCATGCAGAATGATATCCTAAAAGAATACGTTGCCCGCGGAGCTTACATATTTCCGGTAAAGCCATCAATAAAACTCGTTACAGATATTTATGAATATTGTTCTAAATATATGCCAAAATCATCACCTCAGCGGATTTGCGGCTACCATATGCGCGAAGCAGGCTCAAATGCCGTACAGGAGCTGGCATTTACGCTTGCCAATGCCATAAGCTACCTGACTGCCGCAAAGGAAAGAGGTTTGAACATCGACGACTTTGCACATGGGCTTCTTATATTCCTCTCAGGCGATGGTGAGTTTTTCGAAGAGATAGCAAAGTTCAGGGCATGCCGCAGGATGTGGGCAAAGATGATGAGGGAAAGGTTCGGAGCCAAAGACCCCCGTTCGATGCAGGTAAGGTTTTTCGGCTACACGGCCGGTTCAACAATGACAGCCCAGCAGCCTTTGAATAATATAATAAGAGCAACCATTGAATCAATGGCAATGCTTTTGGGCGGTGGAAATATCATATTTGTATCGTCGTATGATGAATCTCTGGCGCTCCCCTCGGAAGAGTCGGTCACAATAGCTCTGAGAACGCAGCAGATAATAGCTGAAGAATCCGGAATTGCAAAAACCGTTGATCCTATCGGCGGCTCATATTATGTAGAAACTCTTACAAACAGGCTTGAAAAAGAAGCTCTCAAATATATCCAGAAAATAGATGAAATGGGAGGCTCCGTAATAGCAATAGAAAAAGGATATATCCAGGAAGAGATAGCGAGAGAATCGTACAAGATGCAGAAGAAAATTGAGAAGGGGGAAAAGGCGATCGTAGGTGTCAATAAATACAGAGACAATAAACAGCAGAAGACTGCGATACTCAAGGTCGACCCTGATGTAGAGAGAAATCAGAAAGAACGCTTAAGGCAGGTTAAAAGAGACAGAGACAACGAAAAGGTAAAACAAATACTCTCAAAAATAAAAGAAGTGGCTGTGACAAAAGAGAATATCATGCCAACAATGATAGAAGCTGTAAAATGCTATGCAAGCATTGGTGAAATAAGCGATGCACTTCGCGAGGTATATGGGAAATACGAAGGGAAAGTCTATTTATAGAAATAAACGCGTTAAAAAGGAGGATAAATCATGAGCAATCCGAGACGCCCCCTTGACGGCATAAGGGTTCTGGGCGTGGAAAACCAGGTAGCAGGACCATATTGTACGATGATGCTGGCTGCACAGGGCGCAGAAGTAATAAAGATAGAATCTCCGGGCACAGGGGACTCAGCAAGAGAAATGGGTCCCATAATAAAAAATGCTAAGGGAGAAAAATTCAGCGGCTATTTCCTCCGTTTCAACAGAAACAAGAAGGGAATTACCCTTGATATCAACAGCGAGCGTGGAAAAGAGATTTTCAAAGAACTTGTCAAAGAAAGCGACGTAATTGTTGAGAATTTCAGGCCTGGATTCATGGATAAAAATGGTCTCGGCTACAGCGTTCTGCGTGAGATAAATCCAAGAATAATATATGCCGCCATAAGCGGTTTCGGACAGATGAAGGGATTCGAAGGGCCATTTCAGAAAAGAACTGCTTTTGACATGGTTGTACAGTCAATGGGCGGACTGATGCACAATGTGGGAGAAGAGGACGGCCCTCCGAACTGGCTGGGTATTGCTCTGGGTGATATATACTCAGGGGTAATGGCTGCTTACGGAATACTTCTTGCATTAATGGTGCGCGAGAAGACCGGAGAGGGACAGTTCATAGACAGCTCTATGTACGACAACATGATATCCCTTAATGAAAGAGCCCTAACTGCATACTCCCTTACAGGCAATATCATGGGACGCGGTAAGGAGTCTCTTGTATACCCAATCGGACCATACAAGGTTAAGGACGGATATGTAGCAATGATTATTCCCATTGAATCTATCTGGGGAAAGCTTTGTCAGACCATAGGCAGGGAAGATCTTGCAAAAGACGAAAGATTTAACTCCGGCCCCAATAGGGCAAAGAATGCAGGCATATTGAAGCCAATCATAGACGAATGGATGAAGGACAAAACAAAGAAGGAGGCAACAGATCTTCTCCTTCAGGGTGGAGTCCCCGTAGGACCAGTACAGGACTCAAAAGATATCTTCGAGTGCCCCCATGCAAATGCAAGGCAGATGTTCCCTGAAATCGAACAGACTCCAATAGGAAAAGTAAAGATCGTTGACCTGCCACTTAAGATGTCAGGTGTTGACAAGGTAAAGCCAGGACCTGCCCCGCTCCTCGGCCAGAATACGGACGAAGTGCTTTCCAATATACTTAATTTAAGTGCTGACCAGATAGCAAAACTCAGGGCCGAAAAGATAGTGTGACAATAAAAAATAAGACGGAGGATATCCAATGCCAAAGGTTAAAGATGTTCATAGACTTGGAGTGATCGTAAAAGATTTAGAGAAAGCAGTAGATTTTTTTGTGAACAATTTTGGCGCAAAAAAAGGGATCGTATACAGAAAAGATGAAACTGAAAATTTTCCGATCGTATATGATGAAATAGAACCTGAAGGACTAAAGTCATGTTATGTCACTCTGGGACAGGATTTCCAGATTGAGCTTATGTCACCTTCAAAGCCTGACGGCAATATAGCAAAGCTCCTTGAGAAGCGTGGGGAAGGAATCCTTACCGTATGCTTTCAGGTTGACAGCGTAGATGAAGCTATCAAAGAACTCGAATCAAAAGGAGTAAGAATCGTAGGTAAAGAACAACTTAACTGGATAACAAAAATAAAGATGGCAGATGGGAGCATAAAGGAAGTACCTACACCTTATGTTTTTGTTCATCCGAAAGATGCATTCGGGCTTATGATAGAGATTGGGCTCAGATAAAAAGCACAACCGGATAAAAAATATAAAGAGGAACTATTTAATCTGATAATAGTTCCTCTTTTTTTGCTTGAATATCTCAAATAGTACTCCTAAAGTACAAACTTGGAATGACTAATATGGCAAAAAAAGAGTCTCAAGAAAGAGTCAATGAGATTTTGGCTATTGTGGAGAAAACCTATTCTGATGCGACAATCGCACTTGAATGTAAAAACCCATTCCAGCTTCTTGTTGCAACAATTCTTTCAGCGCAATGCACAGATAAAAGGGTAAATATTGTTACAAAGGATCTTTTCAAAAAATATCCGACCGTACAATCAGTAGCTGAAGCTGTTCCTTCTGAATTCGAAAATGATATTAGATCAACAGGGTTTTTCAGGAACAAGGCAAAAAACATTATAGCAACATCTAATATTCTTGTTGAGAAATACGGCGGGAAAATCCCTAAGACAATGGAAGAACTTACAGCGCTTCCCGGTATTGCCAGGAAGACGGCAAACATAATCCTCACATTCGGGTTTGGGATAATAGACGGCATTGCGGTTGACACTCATGTAAGCAGAGTCTCAAAACGGCTTGGACTCACTGATTCAGACAATCCTGAAAAAATTGAACAACATCTGATGGCAATAATCCCAAAATCTGAATGGGGCAATTTCAACTCCCGCATTATACGGCACGGCAGGGAGGTTTGCTTTGCCAGAAAGCCTGCATGCGGTATTTGTCCATTGAACAAAGTCTGCCCGTCTGCCGGCAAAATCAAATAAATGTAAAAGGTTCTTTTGTTATGCCTCTTGAACAATACAGGAAGAAGAGGAATTTTAAAAAAACCACTGAACCTTCGGGCGAAGATTTCCCCCCCAGAGGTGAAAATCTTATCTACACAATTCAGGAGCACCATGCATCGCACCTCCATTATGATTTAAGACTTGAGATTGAAGGAGTACTAAAGTCCTGGGCGATCCCTAAAGAACCTGATCTTTCCGGCATTGCAAAACGCCTTGCAGTTCAGACTGAAGACCATCCGATCGGCTATGAAAACTTTGAGGGGGAAATTCCGGAAGGTGAATATGGTGCAGGAGATGTAAAAATATGGGATAAGGGAACATGGGCTCCACTTGAAATTAAAGACGACAGGATAATTGCTGAAATTTGCGGGGAAAAAATTATAGGCGTGTGGTGCCTGATCAAACTGAAAAAAGATAAATTCTCTAAAAAGGATGCTTCAAGCCAGAACTGGTTGTTTTTCAAAAAAAAGGAGAAGAAGAAATAATCAATAAAAGCAGTCCCTTCAGAAATATTGGCATCCCTGTATGTCTGGTCATTATATATGTTCTTGCCCGCCTCTGGGTTCTATCCTCCGGAACATTCATGTGGAATGATGAAGAGTTATACAATGGCAACATTGCTAGAGATCTTATAAAAGGGTTGAGCCTTCCTTTTTTTGATTACATGTTCACACCATATCACGGGGGATCGCTTGTCATTGGTATTCTCGCAGTCCCTTTTTTCCTTATTTTCGGTGAAACTTATTTTGCCCTCAAACTTGTTGGACTCACGATATCAGCGCTGGGATTGATATTTTTTTTTCTTACCATCAGACGCCATATAGGTGAACGTGCTGCCCTGCTGTCTTCCCTGATTTATATATTCTCCCCGTCTCTTTTCACAGAATCTACTCTTGTATCATGGGGAAACCACACTGAATCTATCTGTCTTGTGTGGATAATATATTTTCTGCTTCTTGAATTTATAGAAAATGAACATAACAGTGATAAAATCTTATATACTTTGTTATTGGGTGCGGTTTCCGGGTTTTCACTTTTTTTCGCATATATCTCTCTTTATGCGATAGCTTACAGCCTGCTCATTTTTTTAATGTTAAACAGAGGAAAATTGTTTTGGAAAAAAACATCTCTATATTGTGCATCTTTCACAGCAGGATTTTCACCATGGATATACTATAACTTAACGCACCATTTTGAAGGTCTTTCAATTGTCAAACGTTATTCAATTGGTGAGAAGGGAAGCTCAGCTCTCACTTTTATTGGCAAAGTATTAAAATATTTTACCTTTGATATCCCCGGCCTTTTTGATTTTTATAACCCCAGCAGCATTTCCTTTTCTCCTGTGCAGTTTGTGTTCTATCTTATTTTCATTGGAGGATTTATTCTGCTAATCATTGAAAACAGAAAAGCCCTTTTTTCTATTTTTCAAAAAACAAATCCAGAGTCAGAGAAAAGTAAACCTTTAAATCGTGAAACAAAGGAAATCATTCTGCTTGGAGGATTCATTGCTTTTACCTTGTTCTTTCTTTTAAGCAAAGTTTTCACAGGGGATAAACTTGATGATAGACTTTATGGATTAAGATACATAACACATATTTACCCCTATGCATTTCTTACGCTTGGACTTTTGACAGAACGGTTTCTTTCTTCAAAAGGAAGAGTATGGAAATCATCGGGAATAATTCTACTGGCATTTTTTCTCATCATAGGATTGCTTGCTAACAGATGGATACCTGACAGATCAGACCCTCTCAAATATTCCATGATGGACGGATTCTCATTTATGAGATTCGGATGGTCTATTCCTAAAAAATACGAGTTAGATTTCAACAAGTATATTTCGATCGGTGAAGGAATAGACGCTGCCTACCGTCATGAATATTATTCCGGTATAGGGATGTACATCGCAGGCAAAGGACTAATATGGAAAAAACACTTTGAACAATATGAACCACTCTATCCCCTTATTGATGCAAACCTTCCATACGATCTCGAAACTTACTTCTACGAAGGGAATGGGAAGGAAATTGGGGCTAATTCCATATTTAATCTTTATAAGAATTCCATTAATAACATTAAGAAATTCCCTGAAAAGTTTCAGCGTTTCGGATTTATTGGAATGGCAAGAGCAGTGGATGAAAGCACCGTCCCAGAAACAGATATAAAAAATATCATCAGAGATGTACCCGAGGAATATAGAATATTTTTTCTAAAATCCCTGGGTGAAAGGCTTTTGACTGAGGAAGGGAATCTTAAAGCAACTGTGACAAGGGTTGAAAAATTGTCTTACAGCAGGCTGGAAAAAAGCGCAGTTTATAGCGGAATAGGGAGAAGTCTTATAAAACAGTTGCATGGAAATATTAAGTTTGCCGTTGATATGACGCAAGATAACAGTATCCCTTTTTTCGCAAGGGCTGAACTGCTTGAATCACTGGGAGAACAATTTTTTACTCTTTATAAACAACATTTAAACCTGTTGCCTGAGACAATAGAGCTTCTGAGTAAAGAAGAAAAAGAATTTATATTTAGAGGAATAGGATTAAGTATGGCAGATAAATATGGTTTTTACATTCCTTTCATTATAAGAGAGATTGAAATCCCTTTAGGAGTCACTTCGGCGGAATTCATCATGGAAGGGATTGGCAAAGCTTTATTTATCAGATACGGTTATAATATAGATATTGCTGAAAATATATTAAGGGGAGCGGAGTTAAACAATTATTATCCGCACCTTTTTGAAGGATTCAGAAAAGCTGCATCGGAATCCTCTAATTTCACAGCCCAAAAGGAAGATATTAAAGATATTAAATTAGACAGGTAATGAGCGAATGTCTGAAAATATAATACTAATTCCGACTTATAACGAGATTGAAAACATAGGTGTCATAGTAAATGAGATCCTATCAACTTACGACCACCAGTTTGACATTCTTATTATTGATGACAATTCTACTGACGGAACCAAAGAACTTGTAAATGAACTTGCGCACAAACATGAGGGGCGTGTCATGGTGCTTAACAGAGAGAAAAAGGAAGGCCTCGGTGTTGCGTACAGAGCAGGAATGAAGATCGCCCTTGCGAAAAATTACAAATACATTTTGCAGATGGATGCTGACCTTTCACATCAGCCTCAATATCTGAAAAATTTTCTTGAGGCGGCAAAAGGTGCAGACCTTGTCGTTGGTTCAAGATATCTTAACGGAATAAGCATAGTTAACTGGCCTCTCCGCAGGCTCATTTTAAGTCTCTGGGCAAACAAATACGTGAGATTTTTTACAGGTCTAAAGCTTACAGATTTTACAAGTGGCTTCAGATGTTTCAGAAGCGAGCTTTTAAACAAAATCCCTCTGGACCATATGTTCTCCGATGGCTATGCTTTCCTCGTAGAGCTGACATACCGCTCGTTCCATCTGAATGCAAAGATAAGCGAGATACCTATAGTCTTCATTGAACGTCGCAACGGGGAATCAAAGATAAACTACACTGTTTGCCTTGAGGCTGCAGTTATCCCTCTGAAGCTGAGATTTAAAAAACTTCTGGGAACTTTGTAACTGCCTTTAAATCCCGAGTTCTGAAATCTTTTCCTTTGTAGGCACGCCGTTGTTGTCCCAACCGCGCAAAGCATAGTACTCTGTAAGCATCGGTTCGAAATCAACTGTTTCCCCCTTCGATGGCCCCTCAGACATAGGTTCACTTATGACGCGCGGAGGCAGGGAATCATCTTTTCTTGTAAACCCTGCTTTAACATTAAAAAGCCTCTCAACGTTAAATATTCTTTCTCCAGCCTTTATATAATCATCAAGCGTGAAATTGTGTCCAGTTGCTGCACTGATAAGCTTGGTAAAAGGTTCATGCTGGACAACAACAGTGGCAAAAAGGCAGGCACCTGTCGAATCAATCGCAGCATTAAGGTTCTGAAAATCCCGTGCTAGTTCAGCTTTCCCCTCTGTTATCTTAGCTTTAACTTTTTTTGGAATACCGAAAAGTTCTGCAAAAACCGTAGCTCCTCTCGTATGGTCTCCACCACGAGGGTTGGTAGAATATGTAAGCGCCATCCCTTTTGCACCGCGCGGATCGTAAGCTGATATCTCCATTTTTTTCGAAGTCATTGAGAGTTCAGGTCTTCCATATTTTTCTGCAAGCCTGTAACTGCCAAGTGCAAGGAGATCTCCAAAGCCCTCGCGAAGACCTGTTTTTCTTGTAAGCTCTACCATTGCCTTCGCATCACCAAATTTAAGAGGCATTCCGACTTCTTTCTCACTTATAAGCCCGAGTTCAAAAAGTTCCATTGCCGTCGCAATAGTTACACCCACAGATATGCTGTCCATACCTAGCTCATTGCAGATATAATTCGCCTTTGCCACTGCATTTATATTGTCAATCCCGCAGGTAGAACCAAATGCATATATAGTTTCATACTCAGGGCCTTCCCCTGTTCCTTCGAAACCTTCTTCCTTGACCCTGGTCACGCGCCCACAACCCAGCACACAGCCGTGACAACTTCTTTTCCTTACAAGTATCTTGTCCCTTATTGCCTGTCCGTTGAGATTCGGAGCACCTGCGAAAACTCCTTCACGGTAGTTGTTGGTAGGGAAAATGCCTACTGCATTGCAGTAATCAACAGCCATTGGAGTTCCAAAGTAACCATACCCCTTGGCAACATCTCCTTTGAAGAGGTTTGAAATCTCAACATTCACATCCCTGAACCCGTCAGCCACTGCAAAACCCTTTGTACCTCTCACAGCGATAGCTTTAACATTTTTTGAACCCATCACTGCACCAACACCTGACCTGGCAGCAGACCTGTTCATGTCATTTATTATTGCTGCCATTAGAACAAGCTTTTCTCCGGCAGGTCCGATACATGCAACCTTTGCCCTGTGATCTGTCTTTGATTTTAGGGCTTTTGTAGTCTCATGGGTATTCATCCCCCAAAGCTCAGATGCATCCTTCAATTCAATCTTGTCGTTGTTGATCCAGATATAGATTGGCTTTGGAGACTTTCCTTCAAGGATTATGCCATCGAAACCAGCAGCCTTTAACTCCGGTCCCCAGTATCCGCCTGAATTGGAACATGCAATTGTCCCGGTCTGTGGAGATTTAGTCACAACCATGAATCTTGCTGCGCAGGGAGCACCTGTCCCTGTAAGCGGACCGGTCATTATAAACAATTTGTTATCTGGGGAAAGCGGGTCTATAGTTGCATCAATCTCATCCAAGAGCATCTTTGACGCAATTCCTCTTCCACCTATATATTTTTTTGCAAGGTCCTCGTTTAAAGGCTCAACAGTACACTTGCTTTCCGTAAGATTTATCCTAAGGATTTTTCCAGTCCATCCTTTCATAGTTCTTTTACCCCCTTAAGTTTTTCCCCAAGATCTGCGAAGAGCTTTTCTCTTTCAGCTTTCTCCTCAGGAGTAATTTCTCTCCACTCGATAGCTCTGTCCTTACAAAAAATAACGCATTCAGGATTCCCGTTACAAAAATCACATTTAATGGCATGTCCTAAATCATCATAAGGGAAAATATGTTTAACCGGACATTCATCAATGCATGCCCCGCACCCTGTACATGTCTCCTCATCTATCCTAACTATACCTGATTCAGGATCTTTAGAGATTGCGTCTACAGGACAGACAGATAGACACGGAGGATTGTCACACTGGAAGCAGGTTAGCGGATAATAAAGATGTTCCTCATCAAAAGTCACACATTTGATTTTGGAATAAAAGCTCGTAAATACATTGAAGTATTTATGCGAGCATGCTGCTTCGCACCTCTTGCAACTTGTACACTTCTTGGGATTGAATTGAATTACATTTGGCATCTAAAAACCCCCTTCGATTTTTATAACTTAATTTGCCTCTGAGAGAGCAAATTCTATTTCACTTCTTATACTATCTTCCGTCCTTCTGTTCAATGCCGAATTAAGCATTTGTCTTGCCATTTCTCCTCCGATCATGCCTGCTGCCCAAGCCGCATATCCTGCAAGTTCTTCATCACTATTATAAAGCAAGCTCTGTAATACCGGAAGTGCCCTTTCATCGTGGAAATTCCCGAGACCTAGAACTGCATTGCGCTGAAGATACTTCTTGTCCATCAGAAAAAAACCCATAAGCGTCATTGCATATCCATTATCCCATTCTTCATCAGTAATCTCTGCTATCTTAAAAAGCGGCGGATAAAGAAGTTCTTTTGGAGTTTCATATCCTTCTACTTTTTTTAGATTCCGGTTTTTCGGACATGCATCCCTGCATACGGTACACCCTTCTCCAAGCAGATTGCCGCACTTTGCCCGTATTTCATGGGGAATATTTTTTTTGTTATGCCCAAGATGAAAATCAATACACTTTGTCATATCGCACCTGTAAGGCACAGATAGTGCGTTAGTAGGACAAGCTCTCATGCAAAGATCACATTTCCCGCAAACATCATTCATTGACTGATCGGGCTCCATTTCTGCATCAGTTATAAAAGCTCCCAGTGTTATCCATGACCCGTAATCAGGATGAAGGATGACGGCATTTTTCCCATAAACACCTACCCCACACTTAGAAGCCATGAGCTTTATAGGAAATGAACCTCCAGTCATTGAAAAACACTGACAGCCCTTCCCTGTAAAAAAATCAGTAAGCTTTGAACTCCTCTCTGCATTATTTTGAAGATATTTCACATTCACGTGAGACTGCTCAGCACATCCTAGAAGTTCCCTTCGGCACTCCTCAAAGCTTTGCATCCTCCCCAAAAACCCAGGAGTTCCAACTATTACTACAGATTTTGCTTCAGGCAACAAATCTTTA
This window encodes:
- a CDS encoding acetyl-CoA C-acyltransferase — encoded protein: MEKVVIVSAVRTPFGNFGGILKDFTPAQLGGIAIKEAMNRIKLDPAKVEEVALGVNLPGSDRSIARQAELNAGIPDSVPAYTLDRACCSSLTAIGLESQNIMLGQIAVAVAGGAENMSQVPYFIHEARWGQKIGDITLKDQLVIKCPYSGVPRALQAGIESVEFGISREDQDRWALRSQQAWAKAFESGKFGDEIVPVPIPQRKGDPVMFSKDEPPRPETTIEQLAKLKTVYDSPTVTPGNAPGLNTGASAVVLMSETKAKELGLKPIATIVSHVRNAGHPQRIGSIPGYTAQIALKKAGLTIDDISLIEINEAFAAMPLISTKILGNNDDAKIAAIREKTNVNGGAIAIGHPTGATGARLVMTLAYELKRRGGGYALATICGGIGEGEACIIKV
- a CDS encoding methylmalonyl-CoA mutase, whose amino-acid sequence is MDKNELKKIEQQKLEWEKNELADYLKTAPERAKQFETNSEIPVERVYTPIELDKEGFDFEKDLGFPGQFPYTRGITPSMFRSQLWTMGQYSGFGSAEDTNKRYKYLLAQGQKGNSVAFDLPTQLGYDSDHPVASGEVGKVGAAVDTLRDFEILFDGISIGEIRQSMTINATATIILSMYIAIAEKQGIPKSDIEVFMQNDILKEYVARGAYIFPVKPSIKLVTDIYEYCSKYMPKSSPQRICGYHMREAGSNAVQELAFTLANAISYLTAAKERGLNIDDFAHGLLIFLSGDGEFFEEIAKFRACRRMWAKMMRERFGAKDPRSMQVRFFGYTAGSTMTAQQPLNNIIRATIESMAMLLGGGNIIFVSSYDESLALPSEESVTIALRTQQIIAEESGIAKTVDPIGGSYYVETLTNRLEKEALKYIQKIDEMGGSVIAIEKGYIQEEIARESYKMQKKIEKGEKAIVGVNKYRDNKQQKTAILKVDPDVERNQKERLRQVKRDRDNEKVKQILSKIKEVAVTKENIMPTMIEAVKCYASIGEISDALREVYGKYEGKVYL
- a CDS encoding CoA transferase, with translation MSNPRRPLDGIRVLGVENQVAGPYCTMMLAAQGAEVIKIESPGTGDSAREMGPIIKNAKGEKFSGYFLRFNRNKKGITLDINSERGKEIFKELVKESDVIVENFRPGFMDKNGLGYSVLREINPRIIYAAISGFGQMKGFEGPFQKRTAFDMVVQSMGGLMHNVGEEDGPPNWLGIALGDIYSGVMAAYGILLALMVREKTGEGQFIDSSMYDNMISLNERALTAYSLTGNIMGRGKESLVYPIGPYKVKDGYVAMIIPIESIWGKLCQTIGREDLAKDERFNSGPNRAKNAGILKPIIDEWMKDKTKKEATDLLLQGGVPVGPVQDSKDIFECPHANARQMFPEIEQTPIGKVKIVDLPLKMSGVDKVKPGPAPLLGQNTDEVLSNILNLSADQIAKLRAEKIV
- a CDS encoding VOC family protein, whose product is MPKVKDVHRLGVIVKDLEKAVDFFVNNFGAKKGIVYRKDETENFPIVYDEIEPEGLKSCYVTLGQDFQIELMSPSKPDGNIAKLLEKRGEGILTVCFQVDSVDEAIKELESKGVRIVGKEQLNWITKIKMADGSIKEVPTPYVFVHPKDAFGLMIEIGLR
- the nth gene encoding endonuclease III; its protein translation is MAKKESQERVNEILAIVEKTYSDATIALECKNPFQLLVATILSAQCTDKRVNIVTKDLFKKYPTVQSVAEAVPSEFENDIRSTGFFRNKAKNIIATSNILVEKYGGKIPKTMEELTALPGIARKTANIILTFGFGIIDGIAVDTHVSRVSKRLGLTDSDNPEKIEQHLMAIIPKSEWGNFNSRIIRHGREVCFARKPACGICPLNKVCPSAGKIK
- a CDS encoding 3'-phosphoesterase; translated protein: MPLEQYRKKRNFKKTTEPSGEDFPPRGENLIYTIQEHHASHLHYDLRLEIEGVLKSWAIPKEPDLSGIAKRLAVQTEDHPIGYENFEGEIPEGEYGAGDVKIWDKGTWAPLEIKDDRIIAEICGEKIIGVWCLIKLKKDKFSKKDASSQNWLFFKKKEKKK
- a CDS encoding glycosyltransferase family 39 protein, whose product is MWNDEELYNGNIARDLIKGLSLPFFDYMFTPYHGGSLVIGILAVPFFLIFGETYFALKLVGLTISALGLIFFFLTIRRHIGERAALLSSLIYIFSPSLFTESTLVSWGNHTESICLVWIIYFLLLEFIENEHNSDKILYTLLLGAVSGFSLFFAYISLYAIAYSLLIFLMLNRGKLFWKKTSLYCASFTAGFSPWIYYNLTHHFEGLSIVKRYSIGEKGSSALTFIGKVLKYFTFDIPGLFDFYNPSSISFSPVQFVFYLIFIGGFILLIIENRKALFSIFQKTNPESEKSKPLNRETKEIILLGGFIAFTLFFLLSKVFTGDKLDDRLYGLRYITHIYPYAFLTLGLLTERFLSSKGRVWKSSGIILLAFFLIIGLLANRWIPDRSDPLKYSMMDGFSFMRFGWSIPKKYELDFNKYISIGEGIDAAYRHEYYSGIGMYIAGKGLIWKKHFEQYEPLYPLIDANLPYDLETYFYEGNGKEIGANSIFNLYKNSINNIKKFPEKFQRFGFIGMARAVDESTVPETDIKNIIRDVPEEYRIFFLKSLGERLLTEEGNLKATVTRVEKLSYSRLEKSAVYSGIGRSLIKQLHGNIKFAVDMTQDNSIPFFARAELLESLGEQFFTLYKQHLNLLPETIELLSKEEKEFIFRGIGLSMADKYGFYIPFIIREIEIPLGVTSAEFIMEGIGKALFIRYGYNIDIAENILRGAELNNYYPHLFEGFRKAASESSNFTAQKEDIKDIKLDR
- a CDS encoding polyprenol monophosphomannose synthase, with translation MSENIILIPTYNEIENIGVIVNEILSTYDHQFDILIIDDNSTDGTKELVNELAHKHEGRVMVLNREKKEGLGVAYRAGMKIALAKNYKYILQMDADLSHQPQYLKNFLEAAKGADLVVGSRYLNGISIVNWPLRRLILSLWANKYVRFFTGLKLTDFTSGFRCFRSELLNKIPLDHMFSDGYAFLVELTYRSFHLNAKISEIPIVFIERRNGESKINYTVCLEAAVIPLKLRFKKLLGTL